The proteins below are encoded in one region of Paracoccus sp. N5:
- a CDS encoding ABC transporter ATP-binding protein, whose protein sequence is MALELQGVSRLVGGRVHIHPTSLTLREGTMNVLLGPTLSGKTSLMRLMAGLDQPTTGRILWQGRDVTGQRVQDRGVAMVYQQFINYPGLSVYENIASPLRILGRPRDEIDRKVRETAEMLRLTPMLARKPLELSGGQQQRCALARALVKGAGLVLLDEPLANLDYKLREELRVEIPRIFEASGAIFVYATTEPEEALLLGGHTATLWQGRVTQFGPTPQVYRAPVDAATARVFSDPPMNFVPATRRGDRLLLGQVAVPAVPGLPDGDYLAGFRANHLSLSRHSPAAVEFPCTLVATEITGSETFIHVDHGAERWVGLVEGVHVLTPGQPLSVWLDPAHVYLFDADGRLAAPASYAKAA, encoded by the coding sequence ATGGCGCTGGAATTGCAGGGCGTCTCGCGTCTTGTCGGCGGAAGGGTGCATATCCACCCGACCAGCCTGACCTTGCGCGAGGGCACGATGAACGTGCTCCTGGGCCCGACGCTCTCGGGCAAGACCAGCCTGATGCGGCTGATGGCCGGGCTGGACCAGCCGACCACCGGCCGCATCCTGTGGCAGGGCCGGGACGTGACCGGCCAGCGCGTGCAGGACCGCGGCGTCGCCATGGTCTATCAGCAGTTCATCAACTATCCCGGGCTTTCGGTCTATGAAAACATCGCCTCGCCGCTGCGCATCCTGGGTCGGCCGCGGGACGAGATTGACCGCAAGGTGCGCGAGACCGCCGAGATGCTGCGCCTGACGCCGATGCTGGCCAGGAAGCCCTTGGAACTGTCCGGCGGCCAGCAGCAGCGCTGCGCCCTGGCCCGCGCGCTGGTCAAGGGCGCCGGGCTGGTGCTGCTGGACGAGCCGCTGGCCAACCTCGACTACAAGCTGCGCGAGGAATTGCGCGTCGAGATCCCGCGCATCTTCGAGGCCTCCGGCGCGATCTTCGTCTATGCCACCACCGAGCCCGAGGAGGCGCTGCTGCTGGGCGGCCATACCGCGACGCTGTGGCAGGGCCGGGTGACGCAATTCGGCCCGACGCCGCAGGTCTATCGCGCGCCGGTCGATGCGGCGACGGCGCGGGTGTTTTCCGACCCGCCGATGAATTTCGTCCCCGCCACCCGGCGCGGCGACCGGCTGCTGCTGGGTCAGGTCGCGGTGCCCGCGGTCCCGGGCCTGCCCGACGGCGACTATCTGGCCGGCTTTCGCGCCAACCACCTGTCGCTCTCGCGCCACAGCCCGGCGGCGGTCGAGTTTCCCTGCACCCTGGTCGCGACCGAGATCACCGGCTCGGAAACCTTCATCCATGTCGATCACGGCGCCGAGCGCTGGGTCGGGCTGGTCGAGGGCGTGCATGTGCTGACGCCGGGCCAGCCGCTTTCGGTCTGGCTGGACCCGGCGCATGTCTATCTGTTCGACGCGGACGGCCGGCTGGCCGCGCCCGCATCCTATGCGAAGGCGGCCTGA
- the glpD gene encoding glycerol-3-phosphate dehydrogenase, translating into MRPTADLFIIGGGINGCGIARDAAGRGLTVTLAEMGDLAQATSSASTKLFHGGLRYLEFFEFRLVREALEERETLLRAMPHISWPMRFVLPYSPEMRFESDTPTSRLLGLVMPWTRGRRPAWLIRLGLFLYDHLGGRKILPGTTRLDLASDRFGKPLKPGFRRGWEYSDCWVQDSRLVALNARDAAARGASILTRTRVTRAERVGDLWQVTTEGPDGPQTHHARALVNAGGPWVEDVIRNVAHIRSSEGVRLVRGSHIVVPKLYDHDRCYFFQGSDGRIIFAIPYEQDFTLIGTTDMDHQGPPGEARCTEAERDYLCAFASQYFAKAVTPEQVVWTYSGVRPLYNDGAKSATAATRDYVLSLDTQGPPLLNVFGGKITTYRRLAESALEKLAPFFPQAGQPWTAGVALPGGDFPVDGAPELIARLQAGFPFLPARLAQRLVRTYGTEAFLMLDGAQSLADLGRDFGAGLSETEVNWLIANEFACTAEDILWRRTKLGLHMSDNQIRELEGFVGSR; encoded by the coding sequence ATGCGGCCAACGGCCGATCTTTTCATCATCGGCGGCGGCATCAACGGCTGCGGCATCGCGCGCGACGCGGCCGGCCGCGGGCTGACGGTGACGCTGGCCGAGATGGGCGATCTGGCGCAGGCGACCTCCTCGGCCTCGACCAAGCTGTTCCACGGCGGGCTGCGCTATCTGGAATTCTTCGAGTTCCGCCTGGTGCGCGAGGCGCTGGAGGAGCGCGAGACCCTGCTGCGCGCCATGCCGCATATCAGCTGGCCGATGCGCTTCGTGCTGCCCTATTCGCCCGAGATGCGCTTTGAAAGCGATACGCCGACCTCGCGGCTCTTGGGGCTCGTCATGCCCTGGACGCGCGGCCGCCGCCCGGCCTGGCTGATCCGGCTGGGGCTGTTTCTCTATGACCACTTGGGCGGGCGCAAGATCCTGCCCGGCACCACGCGGCTGGATCTCGCCAGCGACCGCTTCGGCAAGCCGCTGAAGCCCGGCTTCCGGCGCGGCTGGGAATATTCCGACTGCTGGGTGCAGGATTCGCGGCTGGTGGCGCTGAACGCGCGCGATGCGGCAGCCCGCGGCGCCAGCATCCTGACCCGCACCCGCGTCACCCGGGCCGAGCGGGTGGGCGACCTGTGGCAGGTCACGACCGAAGGCCCAGACGGCCCGCAGACCCATCACGCCCGGGCGCTGGTCAACGCCGGCGGTCCCTGGGTCGAGGACGTGATCCGCAATGTCGCGCATATCCGCTCATCCGAAGGGGTGCGGCTGGTGCGCGGCAGCCATATCGTCGTGCCCAAACTCTACGACCACGACCGCTGCTATTTCTTCCAGGGCAGCGACGGGCGCATCATCTTCGCCATCCCCTATGAGCAGGATTTCACCCTGATCGGCACCACCGACATGGACCATCAGGGCCCGCCGGGCGAAGCGCGCTGCACGGAGGCCGAGCGCGACTATCTCTGCGCCTTCGCCAGCCAGTATTTCGCCAAGGCCGTGACGCCCGAACAGGTGGTCTGGACCTATTCCGGCGTGCGGCCGCTCTATAACGACGGCGCCAAATCGGCGACGGCGGCGACGCGGGACTATGTGCTGAGCCTCGACACCCAGGGGCCGCCGCTGCTGAATGTCTTCGGCGGCAAGATCACCACCTATCGCCGGCTGGCCGAAAGCGCGCTGGAGAAGCTCGCGCCCTTCTTTCCGCAGGCAGGCCAGCCCTGGACGGCCGGCGTGGCGCTGCCCGGCGGCGATTTCCCGGTCGACGGCGCCCCCGAACTGATCGCGCGACTTCAGGCCGGCTTTCCGTTCCTGCCGGCGCGCCTGGCGCAGCGGCTGGTGCGCACCTATGGCACCGAGGCTTTCCTAATGCTGGACGGCGCGCAGAGCCTTGCGGACCTGGGCCGCGATTTCGGTGCCGGGCTGAGCGAGACCGAGGTAAACTGGCTTATCGCCAACGAATTCGCCTGCACGGCCGAGGACATCCTGTGGCGCCGCACCAAGCTGGGGCTGCACATGAGCGACAACCAGATCCGCGAGTTGGAAGGCTTCGTCGGATCGCGATGA
- a CDS encoding cell wall hydrolase yields the protein MPFPSFRPALLTGLALLMLAGCGLRRHSPLECMERAMYFESNRSSRDGMIAVGSVVMNRVESGQYPRSICGVVGQRGQFAPGIMTRRMNDRGLPMVREAARAVLRGERHPMIGNAMFFHAASHRFGYDNMHYVLVAGGNAFYEKRKSHLVSQPVPPRPVEGITGW from the coding sequence ATGCCCTTCCCGAGCTTTCGGCCCGCGCTGCTGACCGGCCTTGCCCTGCTGATGCTGGCGGGTTGCGGCTTGCGGCGCCACAGCCCGCTGGAATGCATGGAGCGGGCGATGTATTTCGAATCGAACCGCTCCAGCCGCGACGGCATGATCGCCGTGGGCAGCGTGGTGATGAACCGGGTCGAATCCGGACAATATCCGCGCTCGATCTGCGGTGTCGTCGGTCAGCGCGGACAGTTCGCGCCGGGCATCATGACGCGGCGCATGAACGACCGCGGCCTGCCCATGGTGCGCGAGGCCGCCCGCGCCGTCCTGCGCGGCGAGCGTCACCCGATGATCGGCAATGCCATGTTCTTCCACGCCGCCAGCCACCGCTTCGGCTATGACAACATGCATTACGTTCTGGTCGCGGGCGGCAATGCGTTTTACGAAAAGCGCAAGAGCCACCTGGTCAGCCAGCCGGTGCCGCCGCGCCCGGTCGAAGGCATTACCGGCTGGTAA
- the cysD gene encoding sulfate adenylyltransferase subunit CysD, with protein MQMSSIERETEGRAATLTHLQRLEAESIQIMREVVATADNPVMLYSVGKDSACMLHLAKKAFYPAPPPFPLLHVDTTWKFRAMYELRDRAAAAAGMELIVHHNPEAIEKGINPFDHGSLHTDMWKTDGLKQALTKFNFDVAFGGARRDEEKSRAKERVFSFRSANHRWDPKNQRPELWKLYNTRKGKGESIRVFPLSNWTELDIWQYIHLEGIDIVPLYFSEKRPVVERDGLLIMVDDERFPLREGEVPMMKSVRFRTLGCYPLTGAVESEARTLPEVIQEMLLTTTSERQGRAIDHDQSASMEKKKQEGYF; from the coding sequence ATGCAGATGAGCAGCATCGAGAGAGAAACCGAGGGTCGGGCGGCCACGCTGACCCACCTTCAAAGGCTTGAGGCCGAGAGCATCCAGATCATGCGCGAGGTGGTCGCCACCGCCGACAATCCGGTGATGCTCTATTCGGTGGGCAAGGACTCGGCCTGCATGCTGCATCTGGCGAAAAAGGCCTTCTACCCGGCGCCGCCACCCTTCCCGCTGCTGCATGTGGACACGACCTGGAAGTTTCGCGCCATGTACGAGCTGCGCGACCGCGCCGCCGCCGCGGCCGGCATGGAGCTGATCGTCCATCACAACCCCGAGGCGATCGAAAAGGGCATCAACCCCTTCGACCACGGCAGCCTGCACACCGATATGTGGAAGACCGACGGGCTGAAGCAGGCCCTGACCAAGTTCAATTTCGACGTGGCCTTCGGCGGCGCGCGGCGCGACGAGGAGAAATCCCGCGCCAAGGAGCGGGTGTTCTCGTTTCGCTCGGCCAACCATCGCTGGGACCCCAAGAACCAGCGCCCCGAGCTGTGGAAGCTCTACAACACCCGCAAGGGCAAGGGCGAATCGATCCGGGTCTTTCCGCTGTCGAACTGGACCGAGCTCGACATCTGGCAATACATCCACCTGGAAGGCATCGACATCGTGCCGCTGTATTTCAGCGAGAAGCGCCCGGTCGTGGAACGCGACGGCTTGCTGATCATGGTCGACGACGAGCGCTTCCCGCTGCGCGAGGGCGAGGTGCCGATGATGAAATCGGTGCGTTTCCGCACGCTGGGCTGCTATCCGCTGACCGGCGCCGTCGAATCCGAGGCCCGCACCCTGCCCGAGGTCATCCAGGAGATGCTGCTGACCACGACCTCGGAACGCCAGGGCCGCGCCATCGACCACGACCAGTCCGCCTCGATGGAGAAGAAGAAGCAAGAGGGGTATTTCTGA
- the cysN gene encoding sulfate adenylyltransferase subunit CysN gives MNLQDKDPVYVTDALIAEDIDAYLLKHQHKTMLRFITCGSVDDGKSTLIGRLLYDSKMIFEDQLASLENDSRSVGTQGGEIDFALLVDGLAAEREQGITIDVAYRFFATDKRKFIVADTPGHEQYTRNMVTGASTADLAVILIDARQGVLTQTRRHSYLVNLLGIKNVVLAVNKMDLVDYSAERFYEIVSDYSHFAKQIGMESFLPIPISGLKGDNIVTRSPAMPWYQGPTLLGHLEEAPVNDARMQEQPFRMAVQWVNRPNLDFRGFAGQIGAGQVAPGDAIRVLPSGKTTTVKSIVTFDGDLDQAVAGQSVTITFADEIDCSRGDVIVRSDAPCEVADQFEATLVWMAEQEMLPGRPYILKIGTQTVTATVTEPKYEVNVNTLEHLASKTLGLNAIGVVNISTDRPIPFEAYAQNPDLGGFILIDRMTNATVAAGMIHFALRRSQNVHWQALDVDREAHASLKNQKPAVVWFTGLSGSGKSTIANIVEKKLHALGKHTFLLDGDNIRHGLNRDLGFTDADRVENIRRVGEVAKLMTDAGLIVLTAFISPFRSERQMVRDLMAPGEFVEVFVDTPLAVAESRDVKGLYKKARAGQLKNFTGIDSPYELPQQAEITVNTVDLTPEDAAERIVQYVLTRMS, from the coding sequence ATGAACCTTCAAGACAAAGACCCCGTCTACGTCACCGACGCGCTGATCGCCGAGGACATCGACGCCTATCTGCTGAAGCACCAGCACAAGACCATGCTGCGCTTCATCACCTGCGGCTCGGTCGATGACGGCAAGTCGACGCTGATCGGCCGGCTGCTCTATGACAGCAAGATGATCTTCGAGGACCAGCTGGCCAGCCTGGAAAACGACAGCAGATCGGTCGGCACCCAGGGCGGCGAGATCGACTTCGCGCTGCTGGTCGACGGGCTGGCGGCGGAACGCGAGCAGGGCATCACCATCGACGTGGCCTATCGCTTCTTCGCCACCGACAAGCGCAAGTTCATCGTCGCCGACACGCCCGGCCATGAACAATACACCCGCAACATGGTCACCGGCGCCTCGACCGCCGACCTGGCGGTGATCCTGATCGACGCGCGCCAGGGCGTGCTGACCCAGACCCGGCGGCACAGCTATCTGGTGAACCTGCTCGGCATCAAGAACGTGGTGCTGGCGGTGAACAAGATGGACCTGGTCGACTACTCGGCCGAGCGGTTCTACGAGATCGTCAGCGACTACAGCCATTTCGCCAAGCAGATCGGCATGGAGAGCTTCCTGCCGATCCCGATCTCGGGGCTCAAGGGCGACAATATCGTCACCAGGAGCCCGGCGATGCCCTGGTACCAGGGCCCGACCCTGCTGGGCCACCTGGAAGAGGCGCCGGTCAATGACGCCCGCATGCAGGAACAGCCCTTCCGCATGGCGGTGCAATGGGTCAACCGGCCGAACCTCGACTTCCGCGGCTTCGCCGGCCAGATCGGCGCCGGGCAGGTCGCCCCGGGTGACGCGATCCGGGTGCTGCCCTCGGGCAAGACCACCACGGTCAAGTCCATCGTCACCTTCGACGGCGATCTGGACCAGGCGGTGGCCGGGCAATCCGTCACCATCACCTTCGCCGATGAGATCGACTGCTCGCGCGGCGACGTGATCGTGCGGTCGGACGCGCCCTGCGAAGTGGCCGACCAGTTCGAGGCGACGCTCGTCTGGATGGCCGAGCAGGAGATGCTGCCGGGCCGGCCCTATATCCTGAAGATCGGCACCCAGACCGTGACCGCCACCGTGACCGAGCCGAAGTATGAGGTGAACGTCAACACGCTCGAGCACCTGGCCAGCAAGACGCTGGGCCTGAACGCGATCGGCGTGGTGAACATCTCGACCGACCGGCCGATCCCCTTCGAGGCCTATGCCCAGAACCCCGACCTGGGCGGCTTCATCCTGATCGACCGAATGACGAATGCCACGGTCGCGGCCGGCATGATCCATTTCGCGCTGCGCCGCTCGCAAAACGTGCATTGGCAGGCGCTGGATGTCGACCGCGAGGCCCATGCCAGCCTGAAGAACCAGAAGCCCGCCGTGGTCTGGTTCACCGGCCTGTCGGGTTCGGGCAAGTCGACCATCGCCAATATCGTCGAGAAGAAGCTGCACGCGCTTGGCAAGCACACCTTCCTCTTGGACGGCGACAACATCCGCCACGGGCTGAACCGCGACCTGGGCTTCACCGATGCCGACCGGGTGGAAAACATCCGCCGCGTGGGCGAGGTGGCCAAGCTGATGACCGATGCCGGGCTGATCGTGCTGACCGCCTTCATCTCGCCCTTCCGCTCGGAACGGCAGATGGTGCGCGACCTGATGGCGCCGGGCGAGTTCGTCGAGGTCTTCGTCGATACGCCGCTGGCGGTCGCCGAATCGCGCGACGTCAAGGGTCTCTACAAGAAGGCGCGCGCCGGCCAGTTGAAGAACTTCACCGGCATCGA